A genomic window from Klebsiella quasipneumoniae subsp. quasipneumoniae includes:
- a CDS encoding WbuC family cupin fold metalloprotein: MKQITLSDMQQQSEAAASSPRLRAHRNFHPELSDPVQRLAIAMEPGTYIRPHRHRHTFELLLPLKGRFVVLNFDDHGAITNRVVLGETCMALEMEPGTWHTVLSLDAGGMVFEVKQGAYQPLAEIDTMDWAPAEGQPGTAEMMAWYAIAQPGDRYPSVTR; the protein is encoded by the coding sequence ATGAAACAGATCACCCTTAGCGATATGCAGCAGCAGAGCGAAGCGGCGGCCAGTTCCCCGCGCTTACGTGCCCATCGCAATTTTCACCCTGAGCTGAGCGACCCGGTGCAGCGTCTGGCTATCGCTATGGAACCCGGCACCTATATCCGCCCGCACCGGCACCGACATACCTTTGAACTTTTGCTGCCGCTGAAAGGTCGCTTTGTGGTGCTAAATTTTGATGATCATGGCGCGATCACTAACCGGGTGGTGCTGGGTGAAACCTGCATGGCGCTGGAAATGGAGCCTGGCACCTGGCATACGGTGCTCTCACTCGACGCTGGTGGAATGGTATTTGAAGTCAAACAAGGCGCTTATCAACCGCTTGCTGAAATCGACACTATGGACTGGGCGCCAGCAGAAGGTCAGCCGGGTACCGCGGAGATGATGGCCTGGTATGCCATCGCGCAGCCAGGAGATCGCTATCCCTCTGTAACCCGGTAA
- a CDS encoding GGDEF domain-containing protein codes for MSNLLCDIDHFKRINDKYGHFQGDLVIQYVAGVLQDQVRRDDIVARTGGEEFALLLSDVGQQKAQLIAERTRQTIINPGDVSSRVKLA; via the coding sequence TTGTCTAACTTGTTATGCGACATCGATCATTTCAAGCGCATCAATGACAAATATGGTCACTTTCAGGGAGATCTTGTTATTCAGTATGTGGCCGGGGTACTTCAGGATCAGGTTCGCAGAGATGATATTGTGGCCAGAACAGGCGGCGAGGAATTTGCGCTATTACTGTCTGACGTGGGCCAACAGAAGGCGCAACTCATCGCCGAGCGGACCCGCCAGACCATTATCAACCCAGGCGACGTCAGCAGCAGGGTTAAACTGGCCTAA
- a CDS encoding MASE4 domain-containing protein: MITAALVFKFRSHRLLASHNHIIITFACVSLTLAIVLIVGFSSIHLYEPTIRLASNIMAYIWTFFFFTTMALTRFRNIFWTGIYFYYFVYILTFSFLTTADVASENTGYKARLFETLGTLIFIIIIFLNAFNLYQLSNNKYENAYQNSIRDYLMQLYNRRYFYLVLIKKCNGSLCKTIV, from the coding sequence ATCATCACCGCGGCATTAGTATTCAAGTTTCGTTCGCATCGCCTGCTGGCCTCCCATAATCACATTATTATTACCTTTGCCTGTGTAAGCCTGACCTTAGCTATCGTCCTGATTGTTGGATTTTCCTCAATCCACCTGTATGAACCAACGATTCGCTTAGCCAGTAATATAATGGCTTACATATGGACGTTCTTTTTTTTCACGACGATGGCATTAACCCGCTTCAGAAATATATTCTGGACAGGAATCTATTTTTACTACTTCGTTTATATCTTAACCTTCTCTTTCTTAACAACCGCAGATGTCGCTAGCGAGAACACAGGTTATAAAGCGAGGCTTTTCGAAACGCTGGGCACTCTGATCTTTATTATCATTATTTTCCTTAATGCGTTTAATCTTTATCAATTATCCAACAATAAATATGAGAATGCCTATCAGAACTCGATTCGTGATTATCTGATGCAGCTGTATAACCGCCGTTATTTTTACCTTGTGCTGATAAAAAAATGCAACGGGTCTCTGTGCAAAACCATTGTCTAA
- a CDS encoding nuclease, with translation MPVHHAIWRVGENPQPLTISKLASEQLLEKMILNDPTILSDQWMIIGHQENTLDKGRIDLLAIAPDASLILIELKRDRTPREVVAQALDYASWVDDLTADRLSQIYEKFSGGGNLGDAFQQRFNAELEDDAINKSHQIIIVAAELDPSTERIVDYLSKYGISINVLFFKVFQYGDEQFLSRTWLIDPGETQTNAAQATATSANAKEPWNGEFYVSFGDSNSRVWEEARRYGFISAGGGSWYSQTLKQLQPGNRVWVKIPATGYVGVGIVQSGVEPAGSFTINTDDGEKRAMDVLKYSDLYHLNADDPDKSEYFVPVKWLETRSEQEAVNEVGFFGNQNTVCKPTTPKWRHTVEKLKLYFKSWDIQV, from the coding sequence ATGCCGGTTCATCATGCAATCTGGCGAGTGGGGGAGAACCCTCAACCGCTGACCATCAGCAAACTCGCCAGCGAGCAACTGTTGGAGAAGATGATTTTAAACGATCCGACGATTCTCTCCGATCAGTGGATGATCATCGGCCATCAGGAAAATACGCTCGATAAAGGGCGTATCGACCTGCTGGCGATTGCGCCGGATGCCTCGCTGATCCTGATTGAGCTCAAGCGCGACCGCACGCCGCGTGAAGTGGTCGCGCAGGCGTTGGATTACGCTTCCTGGGTGGATGATTTAACCGCCGATCGTTTGTCGCAAATTTATGAAAAATTCTCCGGCGGCGGCAATCTGGGCGATGCATTTCAGCAACGCTTCAATGCTGAACTTGAAGACGACGCCATCAACAAGTCACACCAGATAATCATCGTCGCGGCAGAGCTGGACCCTTCTACCGAACGCATCGTCGACTATTTGAGTAAATACGGAATCTCGATTAACGTACTGTTCTTCAAGGTGTTCCAATATGGTGACGAGCAGTTCCTGAGCCGAACCTGGCTTATCGATCCTGGCGAAACGCAAACCAATGCCGCACAGGCCACGGCTACCAGCGCCAACGCGAAAGAACCCTGGAACGGCGAGTTTTACGTCTCGTTTGGCGATTCAAACAGTCGCGTCTGGGAAGAGGCGCGTCGCTATGGTTTTATCAGCGCGGGGGGCGGGAGTTGGTACAGTCAGACCTTAAAACAGCTTCAGCCTGGCAACCGCGTCTGGGTGAAAATACCGGCAACGGGTTACGTCGGCGTCGGTATTGTACAGAGCGGCGTTGAGCCTGCCGGCAGCTTCACCATCAACACTGACGACGGTGAAAAGCGGGCGATGGATGTGCTTAAGTACAGCGATCTCTATCACCTGAATGCGGATGACCCCGACAAGTCTGAGTATTTTGTCCCAGTGAAGTGGCTGGAAACCCGCAGTGAGCAAGAGGCGGTAAACGAAGTCGGATTCTTCGGCAATCAAAACACAGTGTGTAAGCCCACCACGCCGAAATGGCGTCACACCGTCGAAAAATTAAAACTCTATTTTAAAAGCTGGGATATTCAAGTGTAA